A single genomic interval of Lepisosteus oculatus isolate fLepOcu1 chromosome 12, fLepOcu1.hap2, whole genome shotgun sequence harbors:
- the LOC102693902 gene encoding 5-hydroxytryptamine receptor 5A: MMDSNFNLTAWENGSTGANLVKRYPFTIFSILIVTLLVILIIATFLWNLLVLVTILRVKTFHRVPHNLVASMAVSDVMVAALVMPLSLVNELSGRRWRLGRLLCDVWVSFDVLCCTASIWNVTAIALDRYWSITRHLEYTLKTRKKISNVMIALTWLLSAVISLSPLFGWGETYTADDESCQVSQEPSYAIFSTCGAFYLPLSVVLFVYWKIYKAAKFRIGSRKRNAVMPLSGVVQVKEASREPQMVFTARHAAITFQPDGESWREQKERKAALMVGILIGVFVLCWIPFFITELVGPLCSCSVPPTWKSIFLWLGYSNSFFNPLIYTAFNKNYNNAFRNLFSKQR; encoded by the exons ATGATGGACAGTAACTTTAATCTGACAGCGTGGGAGAACGGGAGCACGGGTGCAAACCTCGTTAAAAGATATCCCTTCACCATCTTCAGCATCCTCATTGTGACTTTGTTAGTCATCTTGATCATTGCTACTTTTCTGTGGAACCTGTTGGTGCTGGTTACAATCCTGAGAGTGAAGACTTTCCACAGGGTGCCTCACAACCTGGTGGCTTCGATGGCGGTGTCGGACGTCATGGTGGCGGCCCTGGTGATGCCCCTCAGCCTCGTCAACGAGCTCTCGGGCAGGAGATGGCGGCTGGGCCGGCTTCTGTGCgacgtgtgggtttccttcgaCGTGCTCTGCTGCACGGCCAGCATCTGGAACGTGACCGCAATCGCCCTGGACAGGTACTGGTCCATCACCAGGCACCTGGAGTACACCCTGAAGACGAGGAAAAAAATCTCCAACGTCATGATAGCCCTGACGTGGCTCCTGTCAGCGGTGATTTCTCTGTCCCCCCTCTTTGGGTGGGGAGAGACGTACACGGCCGACGACgaaagctgtcaggtgagccAGGAGCCTTCCTATGCGATCTTCTCCACTTGCGGGGCGTTCTACCTGCCCCTCTCGGTGGTGCTCTTCGTGTACTGGAAGATTTACAAAGCGGCGAAATTCAGGATTGGGAGCCGCAAGAGGAACGCCGTCATGCCTTTGTCTGGTGTGGTTCAG GTGAAGGAGGCCTCTCGTGAGCCCCAGATGGTGTTCACGGCGCGTCACGCCGCCATCACCTTCCAGCCAGACGGCGAGAGCTGGCGGGAGCAGAAGGAGAGGAAGGCCGCCCTGATGGTGGGGATCCTGATCGGGGTCTTCGTGCTCTGCTGGATCCCCTTCTTCATCACCGAGCTCGTCGGCCCACTGTGCTCCTGCAGCGTGCCGCCCACCTGGAAAAGCATCTTCCTGTGGCTCGGCTACTCCAACTCCTTCTTCAACCCCCTCATCTACACCGCCTTCAACAAGAACTATAACAACGCCTTCAGGAACCTGTTCTCCAAGCAGAGGTGA
- the ddx18 gene encoding ATP-dependent RNA helicase DDX18, with protein MADLQMKLLRKKIQKRNEKNKKRNLLKKQRKEEEDDDCGGKLAAPCPDAEDERESGQERDTVKPAKKLKKTQRVSADEDAVAQGPRKKKRKIKLTNNSDGTETKKAKQEEEQEETEGEASGEVVTSVDGLEEPEQSDEEEQAAIAESEEDDEEGDGPQLPLGLTGAFEDTSFASLSGAVSEHTLKGVKEMGFEHMTEIQHKSIRPLLEGRDVLAAARTGSGKTLAFLIPAIELIYKLKFMPRNGTGVVILSPTRELAMQTYGVLKELMTHHVHTYGLIMGGSNRSAEAQKLANGINIIVATPGRLLDHLQNTPGFMYKNLQCLIIDEADRILEVGFEEELKQIIKLLPKRRQTMLFSATQTRRVEDLARISLKKEPLYVGVDDNKETATVEGLEQGYVVCPSEKRFLLLFTFLKKNRKKKLMVFFSSCMSVKFHYELLNYIDLPVMAIHGKQKQTKRTTTFFQFCNADSGILLCTDVAARGLDVPEVDWIVQYDPPDDPKEYIHRVGRTARGIDGRGHALLILRPEELGFLRFLKQAKVPLSEFEFSWSKISDIQSQLEKLIEKNYYLHKSAQEAYKAYVRAYDSHSLKQIYSVNTLDLQKVALSFGFKVPPYVDLNVNSSRGVKMQKRGGGGGFGYQKSKNVYKSKIFKHVSKAGADKRQFSR; from the exons ATGGCTGACTTACAGATGAAACTTCTGAGGAAGAAAATCCAgaaaaggaatgaaaagaaTAAGAAGCGAAACTTACTCAAAAAACAGAGGAAGGAAGAAGAGGATGATG ATTGCGGCGGTAAACTTGCAGCACCGTGTCCGGACGCAGAAGACGAAAGGGAATCGGGACAAGAGAGGGACACCGTGAAACCCGCCAAGAAGCTGAAGAAAACACAGCGCGTCTCTGCTGACGAGGACGCTGTAGCCCAGGGtcccagaaagaaaaaaaggaaaataaaattaactaaTAATTCTGATGGAACAG AAACTAAGAAGGCTAAACAAGAGGAGGAGCAAGAGGAAACAGAAGGAGAGGCCAGTGGGGAGGTCGTGACCTCTGTGGACGGTTTGGAGGAGCCAGAGCAGTCTGATGAGGAAGAGCAAGCTGCAATTGCAGAGTCTGAGGAAGATGATGAGGAGGGCGATGGGCCACAGCTACCATTAGGGCTAACAG GTGCTTTTGAGGACACTTCTTTTGCCTCTCTGTCCGGTGCGGTCAGTGAACATACACTGAAGGGAGTTAAAGAGATGGGCTTCGAGCACATGACGGAAATACAGCACAAAAGCATAAGACCACTGCTGGAAGGCCG AGATGTTTTGGCAGCAGCTCGGACTGGCAGTGGAAAAACATTGGCCTTTCTTATACCTGCCATTGAGCTGATCTACAAGCTGAAGTTCATGCCCAGAAATG GCACTGGAGTAGTCATTCTGTCACCTACCCGGGAGTTAGCAATGCAGACATATGGTGTGCTTAAGGAATTAATGACGCATCACGTACACACGTATGGCTTAATAATGGGAGGCAGCAACAGATCAGCTGAAGCACAGAAGCTTGCTAATGGAATCAACATCATCGTTGCCACACCTGGCAGACTGCTGGATCACTTACAG AATACCCCAGGCTTCATGTACAAGAACCTGCAGTGCCTGATAATTGATGAAGCTGACCGTATTCTTGAAGTTGGATTTGAAGAAGAACTGAAGCAAATCATTAAACTTTTGCCAA aacgaAGGCAGACCATGCTTTTCTCTGCTACACAAACCCGCCGAGTGGAAGACCTGGCCAGGATTTCCCTTAAAAAAGAGCCCTTGTATGTTGGAGTTGATGACAACAAAGAAACAGCCACTGTGGAAGGCCTGGAGCAG gGCTATGTGGTGTGTCCTTCTGAAAAACGATTCCTGCTGCTCTTTACTTTCTTGAAGAAGAACCGTAAGAAGAAGCTGATGGTGTTTTTCTCCTCCTGCATGTCTGTAAAATTCCATTATGAGCTGCTGAACTACATTGACCTGCCTGTCATGGCAATTCAT GGGAAGCAAAAGCAGACGAAACGCACgaccacatttttccagttctGCAACGCGGACTCGGGAATCCTGCTGTGCACAGATGTGGCTGCCAGGGGCCTGGATGTGCCGGAGGTGGACTGGATCGTGCAGTATGACCCGCCTGATGACCCCAAG GAGTACATCCATCGCGTAGGGAGAACTGCAAGAGGGATTGATGGGAGAGGACATGCCCTGTTGATCCTCAGGCCTGAAGAGCTGGGATTTCTGCGTTTCCTCAAACAAGCTAAA GTGCCACTGAGTGAATTTGAATTCTCCTGGAGCAAAATTTCTGACATCCAGTCACAG CTTGAGAAACTGATTGAGAAAAACTACTATCTGCACAAATCAGCCCAGGAAGCTTATAAAGCTTATGTCCGTGCGTATGACTCCCACTCCCTGAAACAGATCTACAGCGTCAACACTCTGGACCTGCAGAAAGTGGCTCTTTCCTTTGGATTCAAAGTGCCGCCCTACGTGGATCTCA ACGTCAACAGCAGCAGAGGGGTCAAGATGCAGAagcgaggcggcggcggggggTTCGGGTATCAGAAGTCGAAGAACGTCTACAAATCGAAGATCTTCAAACACGTCAGCAAAGCCGGAGCCGACAAGAGGCAGTTTTCCCGCTGA